Proteins encoded within one genomic window of Cellulomonas xiejunii:
- a CDS encoding cell division protein FtsQ/DivIB, whose protein sequence is MTTYTVGRFSGPVRPAVVSTTSRERFAERARARRNLARRQVVGSAAAVVGVGALGWLLLVSPVLALDPTQVEVSGAGTVVAVDQVLAVVADRSGTPLPRLDTVRLRDEVLEVPGVREARVVRDWPHGLAVQLVSREPVAAVPEEAPDAGLVLLDEEGVQVGRADVAPDGLPVVDVPLGDQRTLAAVLSVLEQLPVDLLAQVGSVAARTQDTVTMQLRDGGARIDWGSADETPLKIAVLTALRSAPEAAGATVFDVSAPRMPITR, encoded by the coding sequence GTGACGACGTACACCGTCGGCCGGTTCTCGGGGCCCGTCCGTCCGGCGGTCGTGTCGACGACCTCGCGCGAGCGGTTCGCGGAGCGCGCCAGGGCACGCCGCAACCTGGCACGTCGTCAGGTGGTCGGGTCCGCGGCGGCGGTCGTGGGCGTCGGTGCCCTCGGCTGGCTGCTGCTGGTCTCACCGGTCCTGGCGCTGGACCCGACCCAGGTCGAGGTCAGCGGCGCGGGCACGGTCGTGGCGGTCGACCAGGTGCTCGCGGTCGTTGCGGACCGCTCGGGGACGCCGCTGCCGCGGCTGGACACGGTCCGGCTGCGGGACGAGGTGCTCGAGGTGCCGGGCGTGCGTGAGGCGCGCGTGGTCCGCGACTGGCCGCACGGGCTGGCGGTCCAGCTGGTGTCCCGCGAGCCGGTGGCGGCCGTGCCTGAGGAAGCGCCGGACGCCGGGCTCGTGCTGCTGGACGAGGAGGGCGTCCAGGTGGGTCGTGCGGACGTGGCTCCGGACGGCCTGCCGGTGGTCGACGTCCCGCTCGGGGACCAGCGGACGCTGGCGGCGGTGCTGAGCGTGCTGGAGCAGCTGCCCGTGGACCTGCTGGCACAGGTGGGGTCGGTGGCGGCCCGCACGCAGGACACCGTCACGATGCAGCTGCGTGACGGCGGGGCCCGGATCGACTGGGGGAGCGCAGACGAGACGCCGCTGAAGATCGCGGTCCTCACGGCCCTGCGCTCGGCGCCGGAGGCCGCCGGGGCGACCGTCTTCGACGTGTCGGCCCCGCGGATGCCCATCACCCGGTGA
- a CDS encoding YggT family protein, whose amino-acid sequence MDLIRSLLYLVVLVFFLLLLVRLVLDWVQFFAREWRPSGFALVVAEVTYSVTDPPLRLLRRFLPPLTLGSVRLDLAFLVLALVCSLLLNVLGGV is encoded by the coding sequence GTGGACCTGATCCGCAGCCTGCTGTACCTGGTCGTCCTCGTCTTCTTCCTGCTGCTGCTCGTGCGCCTCGTGCTGGACTGGGTCCAGTTCTTCGCACGGGAGTGGCGCCCGTCGGGGTTCGCCCTCGTGGTGGCCGAGGTCACGTACTCCGTGACCGACCCGCCGCTGCGCCTCCTGCGCAGGTTCCTGCCACCGCTGACGCTCGGGTCGGTCCGGCTCGACCTGGCCTTCCTGGTCCTGGCGCTGGTCTGCTCCCTGCTGCTGAACGTGCTCGGAGGCGTGTGA
- the ftsZ gene encoding cell division protein FtsZ: protein MAAPQNYLAVIKVVGIGGGGVNAVNRMIEVGLKGVEFIAVNTDAQALLMSDADVKLDVGRELTRGLGAGADPEVGKRAAEDHSEEIEDVLRGADMVFVTAGEGGGTGTGGAPVVARIARSLGALTIGVVTRPFTFEGRRRSVQADAGIDALRAEVDTLIVIPNDRLLSISDRSVSVLDAFHSADQVLLSGVQGITDLITTPGLINLDFADVKSVMQGAGSALMGIGFARGEDRAVQAAEMAISSPLLEASIDGAHGVLLSIQGGSDLGLFEINEAARLVQEAAHAEANIIFGAVIDDALGDEVRVTVIAAGFDNGGPVVRRDARALGQVSGATARQVPAVAPVTALPSASSVPTPRPVHAPDEDLVPVGTVRTAGRPGEAPRPEVPAFLSSQGEPAPATGPLEVPRVLAEETRRDRDELDVPDFLK, encoded by the coding sequence GTGGCAGCTCCGCAGAACTACCTGGCGGTCATCAAGGTCGTCGGCATCGGCGGGGGCGGCGTGAACGCCGTGAACCGCATGATCGAGGTCGGCCTCAAGGGTGTCGAGTTCATCGCCGTCAACACCGACGCCCAGGCCCTGCTCATGTCGGACGCCGACGTCAAGCTCGACGTCGGCCGGGAGCTGACGCGCGGGCTCGGCGCCGGTGCCGACCCCGAGGTCGGCAAGAGGGCCGCCGAGGACCACTCCGAGGAGATCGAGGACGTCCTGCGGGGCGCCGACATGGTCTTCGTCACCGCCGGCGAGGGTGGCGGCACCGGCACGGGTGGCGCCCCGGTCGTCGCGCGGATCGCCCGCTCGCTCGGGGCCCTGACCATCGGTGTCGTGACGCGGCCCTTCACGTTCGAGGGCCGCCGGCGCTCCGTCCAGGCCGACGCGGGCATCGACGCGCTGCGCGCCGAGGTCGACACGCTCATCGTGATCCCGAACGACCGGCTGCTGTCGATCTCGGACCGGTCGGTCTCGGTCCTCGACGCGTTCCACTCGGCGGACCAGGTGCTGCTGTCCGGCGTCCAGGGCATCACCGACCTGATCACGACCCCCGGCCTCATCAACCTCGACTTCGCCGACGTGAAGTCGGTGATGCAGGGCGCGGGGTCGGCCCTCATGGGCATCGGCTTCGCACGCGGCGAGGACCGTGCGGTCCAGGCGGCCGAGATGGCGATCTCGTCGCCGCTGCTCGAGGCGAGCATCGACGGCGCGCACGGCGTCCTGCTGTCGATCCAGGGCGGGTCCGACCTGGGTCTGTTCGAGATCAACGAGGCCGCGCGCCTCGTGCAGGAGGCCGCGCACGCCGAGGCCAACATCATCTTCGGTGCGGTCATCGACGACGCGCTCGGCGACGAGGTCCGGGTCACGGTCATCGCCGCCGGATTCGACAACGGCGGTCCGGTGGTCCGTCGGGACGCGCGCGCGCTCGGCCAGGTGAGCGGGGCGACGGCTCGCCAGGTGCCCGCGGTGGCGCCCGTGACGGCCCTGCCGAGCGCCTCCTCGGTGCCCACGCCGCGTCCGGTCCACGCCCCTGACGAGGACCTGGTCCCCGTGGGTACGGTCCGCACCGCCGGTCGCCCGGGGGAGGCCCCGCGTCCCGAGGTGCCGGCGTTCCTCTCCTCGCAGGGCGAGCCCGCCCCCGCCACCGGACCGCTCGAGGTGCCGCGGGTGCTCGCCGAGGAGACCCGGCGCGACCGTGACGAGCTCGACGTGCCGGACTTCCTCAAGTAG
- the pgeF gene encoding peptidoglycan editing factor PgeF codes for MQERPGPLDDVPLHVVGLGPGVLAGFTSRAGGTSVGPWRGLDLGLQVGDDPDAVTAHRRALEHRVGVRVVFATQVHGARVVRVPQEVVDGTRADGLVTRSADVAVAVYVADCAPVLLADPVARVVAAAHAGRQGLVAGVLQATVDAMVRDGADPARVAAAIGPCIAGTSYEVPAAMRDEVAAVVPEAACLTPAGTPAVDLAAGVRAVLLRCGLAPSAVHVDGRDTYRDAALYSHRRAVHDGIGATGRFAGVVRLLDTPGVASG; via the coding sequence GTGCAGGAGCGCCCGGGGCCGCTCGACGACGTTCCTCTCCACGTCGTCGGGCTCGGCCCCGGCGTGCTCGCGGGGTTCACGTCCCGTGCGGGTGGGACCTCCGTGGGGCCGTGGCGCGGTCTCGACCTCGGCCTGCAGGTGGGTGACGACCCGGACGCGGTGACGGCGCACCGGCGTGCGCTCGAGCACCGCGTGGGTGTGCGGGTCGTGTTCGCGACGCAGGTCCACGGTGCCCGTGTGGTGCGGGTCCCGCAGGAGGTGGTCGACGGCACACGGGCGGACGGCCTCGTGACACGGTCGGCCGACGTCGCGGTCGCGGTGTACGTCGCGGACTGCGCACCCGTCCTGCTCGCCGACCCCGTCGCGCGCGTCGTCGCAGCCGCGCACGCGGGACGCCAGGGCCTGGTCGCCGGCGTGCTGCAGGCCACGGTCGACGCGATGGTGCGTGACGGCGCCGACCCGGCACGCGTCGCCGCAGCGATCGGGCCGTGCATCGCGGGTACGTCCTACGAGGTCCCGGCGGCGATGCGTGACGAGGTCGCCGCCGTCGTGCCCGAGGCCGCGTGCCTCACCCCGGCAGGGACGCCCGCGGTCGACCTCGCCGCCGGCGTGCGCGCCGTCCTCCTGCGCTGCGGGCTCGCGCCGTCCGCGGTCCACGTGGACGGGCGTGACACGTACCGCGACGCCGCGCTCTACTCGCACCGGCGCGCGGTGCACGACGGGATCGGTGCGACCGGCCGGTTCGCCGGGGTCGTGCGGCTGCTCGACACCCCGGGCGTGGCGAGCGGGTGA
- the murC gene encoding UDP-N-acetylmuramate--L-alanine ligase yields the protein MADATSVLLAGGGTAGHVNPLLAVADELRRRHPHGTFAVLGTAEGLEARLVPEHGYDLAVVPRVPLPRRPTPDWLRLPGRLRAAVSAAEDAIEAIDAQVVVGFGGYVATPAYLAARRRGVPVVVHEQNARPGLANRVGARWAAAVAVTFEGTALPHAQVTGLPLRTAVQELLVARASDPAATRLAGARALGLDASLPTLLVTGGSLGAVSVNRAVSGAAAELLATGAQVLHLTGRGKADDVHAALAGVPGAERYHVVEYLTAMDRALAVADVVVGRSGAGTVCELAALGIPAVYVPLPIGNGEQRLNAAGVVAAGGGILVEDRDLTPDWVRAHVPVLLGTGDAAATRARMGEAAAGVGVRDGAARVATLVEAQLPARVRAAAPPRPSVTAHAPAVADPGERGPVALADLGRVHLVGVGGAGMSAVAPLLAARGLRVSGSDAHDGPALAGLRAAGVEVQVGHAADHVEDVDCLVVSSAVRATNPEVARARERGIPVLHRSEALAALMADRDAVAVAGAHGKTTTSGMVAAALVHAGTDPSFAIGGVVRATGGTLGGWRHGEGPFVAEADESDGSFLAYEPLVAVVTNVEPDHLDHYGTQERFEAAFERFADRVRDGGLLVACADDPGAVRLVQAARDRLAARGVAVRTYGVTPDADVHVGESTRTADGRWQVVLTPRDEAPVMLRLQVAGAHNALDAAAAWCALRRLGVSSEEAAAGLDDFVGTGRRFEDRGTAGGVRVVDDYAHHPTEVAALLRAARQVVVDGRVLALFQPHLFSRTRTFAREFGEAFDLADAVVVTDVYAAREDPDPSVTGALVADHVPTPGKAVFVPDRVAAARAVAALARPGDLLLTVGAGDVTELADVVLDELASRDAGLQAPGGPEAPHAGAAVSEHPGGARP from the coding sequence GTGGCTGACGCGACCTCCGTGCTCCTGGCCGGCGGCGGGACGGCCGGCCACGTCAACCCGCTGCTCGCGGTCGCCGACGAGCTCCGCCGGCGCCACCCGCACGGCACGTTCGCGGTCCTCGGCACCGCCGAAGGGCTCGAGGCGCGGCTCGTGCCCGAGCACGGCTACGACCTGGCCGTCGTGCCGCGCGTGCCGCTGCCGCGCCGCCCCACGCCCGACTGGCTGCGGCTGCCGGGGCGGCTGCGTGCGGCCGTGAGCGCCGCCGAGGACGCGATCGAGGCGATCGACGCCCAGGTCGTCGTCGGGTTCGGCGGCTACGTCGCGACCCCGGCGTACCTGGCGGCGCGCCGCCGGGGCGTCCCCGTGGTCGTGCACGAGCAGAACGCACGCCCGGGGCTGGCGAACCGGGTCGGCGCGCGGTGGGCCGCTGCCGTCGCTGTGACCTTCGAGGGCACCGCGCTGCCGCACGCCCAGGTGACGGGCCTGCCGCTGCGGACCGCCGTGCAGGAGCTGCTGGTCGCGCGCGCGTCGGACCCGGCCGCGACGCGGCTCGCGGGCGCACGCGCGCTGGGGCTGGACGCGAGCCTGCCGACGCTGCTCGTCACGGGCGGGTCGCTGGGCGCCGTCAGCGTCAACCGTGCGGTGTCGGGCGCCGCGGCCGAGCTGCTCGCCACCGGCGCGCAGGTGCTCCACCTCACGGGCCGCGGCAAGGCGGACGACGTCCACGCGGCGCTCGCCGGCGTGCCGGGCGCCGAGCGGTACCACGTCGTCGAGTACCTGACCGCCATGGACCGCGCGCTCGCGGTCGCCGACGTCGTCGTGGGTCGCTCCGGCGCGGGCACCGTCTGCGAGCTGGCGGCCCTCGGGATCCCCGCCGTCTACGTCCCGCTGCCCATCGGCAACGGTGAGCAGCGGCTGAACGCGGCCGGCGTCGTCGCCGCCGGCGGGGGGATCCTCGTCGAGGACCGCGACCTGACACCGGACTGGGTGCGCGCGCACGTCCCGGTCCTGCTCGGCACGGGTGACGCCGCGGCGACCCGGGCGCGCATGGGTGAGGCCGCGGCCGGTGTCGGGGTGCGCGACGGAGCCGCCCGGGTCGCGACGCTCGTCGAGGCGCAGCTGCCGGCGCGCGTCCGTGCGGCCGCGCCGCCCCGGCCGTCCGTGACGGCGCACGCGCCGGCCGTCGCCGACCCGGGGGAGCGCGGTCCGGTGGCGCTGGCCGACCTCGGCCGCGTGCACCTCGTGGGCGTCGGTGGCGCCGGGATGTCGGCCGTCGCACCGCTGCTGGCCGCGCGCGGCCTGCGGGTCAGCGGGTCGGACGCCCACGACGGCCCCGCGCTCGCCGGCCTGCGTGCCGCGGGCGTCGAGGTCCAGGTCGGGCACGCCGCGGACCACGTCGAGGACGTCGACTGCCTCGTCGTCTCGTCCGCCGTCCGGGCCACGAACCCCGAGGTGGCCCGTGCGCGTGAGCGGGGCATCCCGGTGCTGCACCGCTCGGAGGCGCTGGCGGCGCTCATGGCGGACCGCGACGCTGTCGCCGTCGCCGGCGCGCACGGCAAGACCACGACGTCCGGGATGGTGGCGGCCGCGCTGGTCCACGCAGGGACGGACCCGTCCTTCGCGATCGGCGGCGTCGTGCGCGCGACGGGCGGCACGCTGGGTGGTTGGCGGCACGGGGAGGGTCCGTTCGTCGCGGAGGCCGACGAGTCCGACGGGTCGTTCCTCGCGTACGAGCCGCTGGTGGCCGTCGTGACCAACGTCGAGCCGGACCACCTGGACCACTACGGCACGCAGGAGCGCTTCGAGGCCGCCTTCGAGCGGTTCGCGGACCGGGTCCGTGACGGCGGGCTGCTCGTCGCCTGCGCCGACGACCCCGGTGCGGTGCGGCTCGTCCAGGCGGCGCGGGACCGGCTCGCGGCGCGCGGCGTGGCGGTGCGTACGTACGGCGTCACGCCGGACGCCGACGTCCACGTGGGCGAGAGCACGCGGACCGCGGACGGACGCTGGCAGGTCGTCCTGACGCCCCGCGACGAGGCGCCGGTCATGCTCCGGCTGCAGGTCGCGGGCGCCCACAACGCCCTGGACGCGGCGGCGGCGTGGTGTGCGCTGCGGCGTCTCGGCGTGAGCAGCGAGGAGGCCGCCGCCGGGCTCGACGACTTCGTCGGCACCGGACGACGGTTCGAGGACCGCGGGACGGCCGGCGGCGTCCGCGTGGTCGACGACTACGCGCACCACCCGACGGAGGTCGCGGCGCTCCTGCGCGCCGCGCGGCAGGTCGTCGTCGACGGTCGCGTCCTCGCCCTGTTCCAGCCCCACCTGTTCTCGCGGACCCGCACCTTCGCCCGCGAGTTCGGCGAGGCGTTCGACCTCGCCGACGCGGTCGTCGTGACCGACGTGTACGCGGCTCGGGAGGACCCCGACCCGTCCGTGACGGGTGCGCTCGTCGCCGACCACGTCCCCACGCCGGGCAAGGCCGTGTTCGTCCCGGACCGGGTGGCGGCTGCCCGCGCGGTCGCCGCGCTGGCGCGGCCCGGTGACCTGCTGCTGACGGTGGGTGCGGGTGACGTGACGGAGCTCGCGGACGTCGTGCTCGACGAGCTCGCGTCCCGCGACGCCGGGCTCCAGGCCCCGGGCGGCCCGGAAGCACCGCACGCCGGGGCGGCGGTGTCCGAGCACCCGGGCGGTGCGCGGCCGTGA
- a CDS encoding cell division protein SepF has product MAGALRKTMLYLGLADDRSDHEEYLEEYEEAEVAVPEDTYEAQVMPLHRTPRVQAAPAPREAGDLRRITTIHPRSYNDARKIGEAFREGTPVIMNLTDMDDADAKRLVDFSAGLIFGLHGAIERVTSKVFLLSPAHVELAGDATTSPEPAARSGFYNQS; this is encoded by the coding sequence ATGGCCGGAGCGCTGCGCAAGACGATGCTGTACCTCGGCCTGGCCGACGACCGGTCCGACCACGAGGAGTACCTCGAGGAGTACGAGGAGGCGGAGGTCGCCGTGCCGGAGGACACCTACGAGGCACAGGTGATGCCGCTGCACCGCACACCGCGTGTGCAGGCGGCGCCCGCCCCGCGTGAGGCGGGCGACCTGCGCCGCATCACCACCATCCACCCGCGGTCGTACAACGACGCCCGCAAGATCGGCGAGGCCTTCCGTGAGGGCACGCCCGTGATCATGAACCTGACCGACATGGACGACGCGGACGCCAAGCGTCTCGTCGACTTCTCGGCGGGCCTGATCTTCGGGCTGCACGGTGCGATCGAGCGTGTGACGAGCAAGGTGTTCCTGCTCTCGCCCGCGCACGTCGAGCTCGCGGGCGACGCCACGACCTCCCCGGAGCCGGCGGCACGCTCCGGCTTCTACAACCAGAGCTGA
- a CDS encoding TraR/DksA family transcriptional regulator, whose protein sequence is MGSDEQRDTLIGLLPVRDGEEPWTRGEIDEVAGDLAADRERLAAELIAADAELSDLLRNSGDGAGDDQADSGSSALEREHELTLVNNTRDLLDQTVHALDRLAAGTFGACESCGQAIGKARLQAFPRAMLCVACKQREERR, encoded by the coding sequence ATGGGGTCCGACGAGCAGCGGGACACACTGATAGGGCTTCTGCCGGTACGTGACGGCGAGGAACCGTGGACCCGCGGCGAGATCGACGAGGTTGCCGGTGACCTCGCGGCTGACCGTGAAAGGCTCGCTGCTGAGCTGATCGCGGCCGATGCCGAGCTGTCCGACCTGCTGCGCAACTCCGGCGATGGTGCCGGGGACGACCAGGCGGACTCCGGCTCGTCCGCGCTGGAACGTGAGCACGAGCTCACGCTCGTCAACAACACGCGCGACCTGCTGGACCAGACCGTGCACGCGCTCGACCGCCTGGCGGCGGGCACGTTCGGTGCCTGCGAGTCCTGCGGGCAGGCCATCGGCAAGGCACGCCTGCAGGCGTTCCCGCGCGCGATGCTGTGCGTGGCCTGCAAGCAGCGGGAGGAGCGACGCTGA
- a CDS encoding DivIVA domain-containing protein, producing MALLTADDVLNKKFQATKFREGYDQDEVDDFLDEVVNTLRDVQGENEDLKTKLAAAERRIAELSRAGAQQAAPAPKPEPVPEPTPPPAPVQAAPTPVPAMAQPPVQSVSAPVRGNEPESATGMLALAQKLHDDYVRSGQEESDRLINEAKTRANRIVREAEETSQRTLGQLEQERSLLERKIDELRVFERDYRTRLKSYLENLLGDLENRGNALPPRSGQGQQMPESQSI from the coding sequence ATGGCACTGCTCACCGCAGACGACGTCCTGAACAAGAAGTTCCAGGCGACGAAGTTCCGGGAAGGGTACGACCAGGACGAGGTCGACGACTTCCTGGACGAGGTCGTCAACACCCTGCGGGACGTCCAGGGCGAGAACGAGGACCTCAAGACGAAGCTGGCCGCTGCCGAGCGCCGGATCGCCGAGCTCAGCCGGGCGGGCGCGCAGCAGGCAGCACCTGCGCCGAAGCCGGAGCCCGTGCCCGAGCCCACCCCGCCCCCGGCACCGGTGCAGGCGGCGCCGACCCCCGTGCCCGCGATGGCGCAGCCGCCCGTCCAGTCGGTGTCCGCGCCGGTGCGTGGCAACGAGCCCGAGTCGGCCACCGGCATGCTGGCGCTCGCGCAGAAGCTCCACGACGACTACGTGCGCAGCGGCCAGGAGGAGTCGGACCGCCTCATCAACGAGGCGAAGACCCGCGCCAATCGCATCGTCCGTGAGGCCGAGGAGACGTCGCAGCGCACGCTCGGGCAGCTCGAGCAGGAGCGCTCGCTGCTGGAGCGCAAGATCGACGAGCTGCGCGTCTTCGAGCGGGACTACCGCACGCGGCTCAAGAGCTACCTCGAGAACCTGCTCGGCGACCTGGAGAACCGCGGCAACGCGCTGCCGCCCCGCTCGGGCCAGGGCCAGCAGATGCCGGAGAGCCAGAGCATCTGA